A stretch of Pseudobacteroides sp. DNA encodes these proteins:
- a CDS encoding STM4013/SEN3800 family hydrolase — protein MINMNEIVGSHNILFITIDTLRYDVAVYEEANNNTPNISRLGKWEKRHSPGSFTYAAHQAFFAGFLPTPVSLGRHERLFSVRFPGSETTGGNTCVFDAPNIVSGLESRGYHTVCVGGVGFFNKASPLGNVIPSLFNESYWDTGLGVTDRNSTRNQVECCLNALKNIDVSKKVFLFLNVSALHQPNYFYLEGAKSDSIESHAAALRYVDCELKHLFSTFAQRGRGFGIICSDHGTAYGEDGYYGHRLAHEVVWTVPYMEFVFV, from the coding sequence ATGATAAACATGAATGAGATAGTTGGAAGCCATAATATATTATTTATTACTATTGATACATTAAGATATGACGTGGCTGTATATGAGGAAGCGAATAATAACACGCCCAATATAAGCCGTTTAGGCAAATGGGAGAAAAGGCATTCTCCAGGAAGCTTTACATATGCAGCACATCAGGCTTTTTTTGCAGGGTTTCTTCCCACACCAGTGTCTCTTGGCAGGCATGAAAGGCTTTTTTCTGTAAGGTTTCCCGGAAGTGAAACCACAGGTGGTAATACATGCGTTTTTGATGCCCCTAACATAGTTTCGGGACTTGAAAGTCGGGGATATCATACTGTTTGTGTTGGAGGAGTGGGTTTTTTTAATAAGGCATCCCCTTTGGGCAATGTTATTCCATCACTTTTTAATGAGAGCTACTGGGATACCGGTTTAGGTGTTACCGACAGGAATTCTACCAGAAATCAGGTTGAATGCTGCCTTAATGCATTAAAAAATATTGATGTATCTAAAAAGGTTTTCCTATTTCTGAATGTGTCCGCTCTGCACCAACCAAACTATTTTTATTTGGAAGGTGCGAAGAGTGACAGCATTGAGAGCCATGCGGCGGCATTAAGGTATGTTGATTGTGAGCTTAAGCACCTTTTTAGCACATTTGCACAAAGGGGCCGGGGTTTTGGAATAATCTGTTCAGATCATGGAACGGCTTATGGAGAGGACGGGTATTATGGCCACAGGCTTGCCCATGAGGTTGTCTGGACAGTTCCTTATATGGAGTTTGTATTTGTCTAG